The Oscillospiraceae bacterium DNA segment CCACCATCCCGCTCACGTTGACGCCCTTGCCGCCGGCGTCCACTCGCACGTGTCGCAGACGGTTCAGCGTCCCCGGTACAAGTCTCGTCAGCGCCGCCGTTTTGTCCAGCGCCGGATTCATCGTCACACAGACAATCATCGCTCCTCACCATCTTTCATCATAGCGCACAGCCAGCATGCTCTACATTTTTATTATATAGGACCAAGCGGCCGGTTACAAGCAGAACCGCTTTGCCTACAGCATCTGAGCCATCTATCTCCGCCAAACATCTTGCAAGAAATTTACAAAATTTGTTGCAAGATGTTTGCATGCATGCTATACCCCGAGTTTAACGGCACAGGAGAGTACAGCAAAAGTACACTGCTTTGGCAAAAATCCGTGATTTTTGCGACCCGTCATGATATAATCGCTGAAAAGAAGGATTCGCGTCTCTTCCCGTTGGCTGACCGCATACCACGGAATGGGATTTATGTGTAAAGGAGCGGCTTTCATGCGAAAGAACAATCGCACTGCGAATATCGCGGGCAAATATTTTGACCCAAATCTTGACCTCAGCGTGCAGGCATTCAATTTGCTTGCTTTCGGCGGGGCTGCGGCGGGAATTGTCGCCGCGATTACATCGCTCGTTACGGGAATCGCCGTGAATGTTATCGCCAATCTGTCAATGTCCGCGTTGGCGCTTTACTTTGTGCATAGAGCCGGAAAAAAGAACAATTATCGTTTCTATTACAGGCTCACCGTCATAATTGTGTTTATCGCGGCTTTCCCCTATATGTTTTTTATGGGGGGCGGGTATCACAGCAGCATGCCGTGTTACTTTGTTTTCGCTTTCGTTTTTACCGCCTTGATGCTGAGCGGGATTGACAGGATTCTCGCGATAACGGCCGAGTTTGTCATTTATGCCGGCGCTTGCCTGATCGCATACTTCCGGCCCGGCACCGTAAATTTTTTCGCCAACGAAACAAACCTCGCGATTGAAATGATTTCGGGCATTATCGTATCAAGTGCGCTGTTGCTGATGGTTATCCTGCTGTACATCCGCATTTATGACAACAGGCAGGAGCGACTTATGGAATTGGACAAGCTGAAAACAGAGTTTTACCAGGATATGCACCATGAGATGAAAACGCCGCTGAATGTCATTTCCAGCGACGTGCAGGCCGCCGACGATATGATGGATTTCAGCATGGATAAGAACTACATACGGGAGAAGCTGGAACACGCGCAGGATGAGATCATCCGGCTTGCCCGCATGGTCGAAAATTCCCTTGACCTCGCCGCCGCGCAGGTTGGCAGGCGCCACATGGAGCCGGTTGACTTCGCCGCCCTGCTGCGGACGAACGCGGAGGCGTTCCGTCCTCTGCTTGAAAGGCAGGGCAATACTTTGTCCGTCCAAATTTCCGACAGCCTGCCAAAGCTGACGGGTAACAGGGATATGCTTTTGCAAGTGATATACAACATCATGGGAAACGCGGCGAAACACACCCGAAACGGTGAAATAACCGTGTCGCTAAACCGGGCGGCGGCGGGTGGGCTTGAAGCCGCGATACGGGACACGGGAGAGGGCATAGCCCCAGAAATTCTGCCTCATGTATGGGAGCGCGGCGTGACATCGAACGGCACGGGCTACGGTCTTTCCATCTGCAAGGCGTTTGTGGAGGACATACACGGCGGCTGGATCCGCATAGAGAGCAAGCCGGGCAAAGGAACGGCCGTGACTTTTGCCTTACCGCTTTACAATGGAGAATCGAAAATGGAGAGTGGAGAATGATGGATAGTAATTCTCAATTGGTTCTGCTTGTGGAAGATAACAGGCGGGTGCAGATGAACAACAAAGAAATATTGGAGCGCCACGGCTACAATATTATATTGGCGATGAATTTAGCCGAGGCGCGGGCGGCGGTTCGGACTCGTATGCCGGACGTGATTGTTTTGGATATTGCGCTGCCGGACGGCAACGGCCTTGATTTCCTTGAGGAACTGCGTAAAACATCCGGGGTTCCGGTGCTTGTGCTGACTGCCGACCAAACGCCGGAAAAATCGAGCGAGAGCTTAGACATGGGGAGCGACGATTTCCTGCGCAAGCCTTACGTCCTCAAAGAGCTTCGGGCGCGGGTTGACGCGCTCATGCGCCGGGCGGCGCGGGTGCCCGAAACAGTGGTGAAAGGGCTGCTGAAGCTGGACGTTGTAGCGGGACAGGCATTTTGCGGCGGCGAGGATTTGCTGCTGACGCAGAAGGAGTTTTCCCTGCTCTTGCTGCTCGCACAGAACGAGGGCAAAACCGTGAGCGCGGAATATCTATATGGAAAA contains these protein-coding regions:
- a CDS encoding HAMP domain-containing histidine kinase, whose amino-acid sequence is MRKNNRTANIAGKYFDPNLDLSVQAFNLLAFGGAAAGIVAAITSLVTGIAVNVIANLSMSALALYFVHRAGKKNNYRFYYRLTVIIVFIAAFPYMFFMGGGYHSSMPCYFVFAFVFTALMLSGIDRILAITAEFVIYAGACLIAYFRPGTVNFFANETNLAIEMISGIIVSSALLLMVILLYIRIYDNRQERLMELDKLKTEFYQDMHHEMKTPLNVISSDVQAADDMMDFSMDKNYIREKLEHAQDEIIRLARMVENSLDLAAAQVGRRHMEPVDFAALLRTNAEAFRPLLERQGNTLSVQISDSLPKLTGNRDMLLQVIYNIMGNAAKHTRNGEITVSLNRAAAGGLEAAIRDTGEGIAPEILPHVWERGVTSNGTGYGLSICKAFVEDIHGGWIRIESKPGKGTAVTFALPLYNGESKMESGE
- a CDS encoding response regulator transcription factor — translated: MMDSNSQLVLLVEDNRRVQMNNKEILERHGYNIILAMNLAEARAAVRTRMPDVIVLDIALPDGNGLDFLEELRKTSGVPVLVLTADQTPEKSSESLDMGSDDFLRKPYVLKELRARVDALMRRAARVPETVVKGLLKLDVVAGQAFCGGEDLLLTQKEFSLLLLLAQNEGKTVSAEYLYGKIWKTPMGGDKNTVQVTVSKLRKKLEPHGYDIAVIRGRGYVFEGRG